In Gammaproteobacteria bacterium, a single window of DNA contains:
- a CDS encoding phosphotransferase, which yields MNDSTKPLSFPAAALPWIESATGGRILELTRMVVRREAWRVVVDDGSATPRSWFLRIDRAIAAGKPYPRDLARETGLIRFLQANTGIPTQRILGWNDEHAVAIQSFEPGRADLHNVSREEQHDVMMHFMDIMAEMHSLDVHGIGLPRFEIPPTPEQHSLMELHAVDDPRLATLPVDSSTVLGAFGKRWLLNHVPTSVERTVLLQGDTGPGNFLFEDHRVTAVVDWEWAHYGDPMEDVGNLWVRDFFTPSCGGDLTPYIRHYTQNAGITLDRQKAIYYLVHQLVRSVFTLPGLVRRPDWRSTVALNLGYQAVCDITCCEALGMYHSLAEPRFELLDIPEDIHDGRPGMNEDGELYQLLSEQLERGIAPELHNDFARNMALGASGITRYLERRHLYGAAADSLEHSGIDAILGVRHASLKEARQAFMTRLPQLQAADEERVIRHCWGVARRNMQLMEPLVARWSYCKLPTLN from the coding sequence ATTCTCGAACTCACGCGCATGGTGGTGCGCCGCGAGGCATGGCGCGTCGTGGTGGACGACGGCAGCGCCACGCCACGATCCTGGTTCCTGCGGATCGATCGCGCGATCGCCGCGGGCAAACCCTATCCGCGCGATCTGGCGCGCGAGACCGGGTTGATCCGGTTTCTGCAGGCAAATACCGGGATCCCGACCCAGCGCATTCTTGGCTGGAACGACGAGCACGCGGTGGCGATCCAGTCCTTCGAGCCGGGACGCGCGGACCTGCACAACGTCTCACGCGAGGAACAGCATGACGTGATGATGCATTTCATGGACATCATGGCGGAGATGCACTCCCTCGATGTACACGGGATCGGACTGCCACGCTTCGAGATCCCGCCCACGCCGGAGCAGCATTCGCTGATGGAGCTGCACGCGGTGGACGATCCCCGACTGGCGACGCTGCCGGTGGATTCCAGTACGGTATTGGGGGCGTTTGGCAAACGCTGGTTGCTCAACCATGTGCCGACCAGCGTGGAGCGCACCGTGCTGTTGCAGGGCGACACCGGACCCGGTAATTTCCTGTTCGAGGATCATCGCGTGACCGCGGTCGTGGATTGGGAGTGGGCGCATTATGGCGACCCGATGGAAGACGTGGGCAATCTGTGGGTACGCGATTTCTTCACCCCGAGCTGTGGTGGCGACCTCACGCCATATATCCGGCACTACACGCAAAACGCCGGCATCACACTCGATCGGCAGAAGGCGATCTACTATCTCGTGCACCAGCTGGTGCGCTCGGTATTCACGCTCCCCGGGCTGGTGCGCCGACCCGACTGGAGGAGCACGGTCGCCCTCAACCTGGGTTACCAGGCGGTTTGCGACATCACCTGCTGCGAGGCGCTGGGCATGTACCACAGCCTCGCGGAGCCGCGCTTCGAACTCCTCGATATCCCCGAAGACATTCACGACGGACGACCCGGCATGAATGAGGACGGCGAGCTCTACCAGTTGCTGTCCGAACAGCTGGAACGCGGCATCGCACCGGAGTTGCACAACGACTTTGCCCGCAACATGGCCCTGGGCGCTTCCGGCATCACACGCTACCTGGAGCGGCGGCACCTGTACGGCGCGGCCGCGGATTCGCTGGAGCACTCGGGTATCGATGCGATTCTCGGCGTGCGCCACGCATCGCTGAAAGAAGCCCGCCAGGCGTTCATGACCCGGCTGCCGCAACTGCAGGCTGCAGACGAGGAGCGCGTGATTCGCCACTGCTGGGGTGTGGCGCGGCGCAACATGCAACTGATGGAACCGCTGGTTGCGCGCTGGAGCTACTGCAAGCTGCCCACGTTGAACTGA
- a CDS encoding gluconate 2-dehydrogenase subunit 3 family protein, giving the protein MQRRDTLKGLLLLGGFGFPAAVQRALAAGLTPEGSAAGMFDVPARALVAALAERIIPATDTPGAVEAGVVDFIEQIVFSWYTDAERAIFLQGLEDAGAMATTRFQQDFATLDGERQDQLLGELEQRALAVAKPAAFSLQPDLDEDLSPFFSKLKELVVVGYYTSEIGATRELRYERMPMVYRADVPLAEIGRAWANGMKD; this is encoded by the coding sequence GTGCAACGACGTGACACGCTGAAAGGATTGCTGCTGCTCGGCGGTTTCGGTTTCCCGGCAGCGGTGCAACGGGCACTGGCCGCGGGCCTCACGCCAGAGGGTAGCGCCGCCGGTATGTTCGATGTGCCGGCGCGGGCGCTGGTCGCGGCGCTGGCCGAGCGCATCATCCCGGCGACCGATACGCCGGGCGCCGTGGAGGCTGGGGTGGTCGATTTCATCGAACAGATCGTGTTCAGCTGGTACACGGATGCCGAGCGCGCGATATTTCTCCAGGGACTGGAGGACGCCGGGGCGATGGCCACGACGCGGTTTCAACAAGACTTCGCGACGCTTGATGGCGAGCGTCAGGACCAGTTGCTGGGCGAACTCGAGCAGCGTGCGCTGGCTGTGGCAAAGCCTGCTGCGTTTTCCCTGCAACCCGACCTCGACGAGGACCTCTCACCGTTTTTTTCCAAGCTGAAGGAACTCGTCGTGGTGGGTTATTACACCTCCGAAATCGGCGCCACCCGGGAACTGCGCTACGAGCGCATGCCGATGGTTTATCGCGCCGATGTGCCGCTGGCCGAGATCGGGCGTGCCTGGGCAAACGGCATGAAGGACTGA
- a CDS encoding GMC family oxidoreductase → MNTDFDAIVVGSGISGGWAAKELSEKGLKVLVLERGAPLTHGEDYVGEHRAPWETPLRGKPLRELYKSDYAVQSTSFAFGENNRPFWNNDRENPYVMDGESPFLWMRGAVVGGKSLMWSRQVYRWSDMDFGANARDGHGIDWPLRYADIAPWYAHVERFIGVSGAAEDIPHLPDGEFLPAMDMNAGEKHLKREVEQKFAGRRVIMGRAAVLTREHNGRGACHYCGPCERGCSVGAYFSSLSSTLPAAAKTGRLTLRANSVVEGLDYDPATRKVSAVRVIDSTSGERLRFSSRLVFLCASTVGSTQILLNSRSDSFPEGLANGSGTLGRYLMDHTNGLGAFGLFPNLLMDRYYSGNRPNNIYIPRFRNLGAGGDAAEFVRGYGFQGAAFRTNWSMNYRMPGFGAGFKQTLRYPGYWAMFLAGFGECLPQQRNRMYLHPNKVDRFGIPQVAFDFAWHDNEKRMCRDIVNEAEAMLRAAGAQIVMRLEEPEPPGGAIHEMGSARMGRDPAQSVLNGWNQAHEVENLFVTDGAAMSSTACVNPSLTYMALTARACDYAVARLRSA, encoded by the coding sequence ATGAATACGGATTTCGATGCAATCGTGGTGGGTTCGGGCATCAGCGGTGGCTGGGCGGCGAAAGAGCTGAGCGAGAAGGGCTTGAAAGTTCTGGTGCTGGAGCGCGGCGCGCCGTTGACGCACGGCGAGGATTACGTTGGCGAACATCGCGCGCCGTGGGAAACACCCCTGCGTGGCAAACCGCTGCGCGAGCTGTACAAGAGCGATTATGCGGTGCAGAGCACCTCGTTTGCCTTTGGCGAGAACAACCGCCCGTTCTGGAACAACGATCGTGAAAACCCCTATGTGATGGATGGCGAATCGCCGTTTCTGTGGATGCGCGGCGCCGTTGTGGGCGGCAAATCGCTGATGTGGAGCCGCCAGGTTTATCGCTGGAGCGATATGGACTTCGGCGCCAATGCCCGCGACGGGCACGGCATCGACTGGCCGCTCCGCTACGCGGATATCGCGCCATGGTATGCGCATGTCGAACGCTTCATCGGGGTCAGCGGCGCAGCCGAGGATATCCCGCATCTGCCGGATGGCGAATTCCTGCCGGCCATGGACATGAACGCCGGCGAGAAGCACCTGAAACGCGAGGTGGAGCAGAAATTCGCCGGTCGCCGCGTGATCATGGGTCGAGCGGCGGTGCTGACCCGCGAGCACAACGGGCGCGGCGCCTGTCATTACTGTGGACCATGCGAGCGCGGCTGCTCGGTGGGTGCGTATTTCTCGAGCCTGAGTTCCACCTTGCCCGCCGCGGCGAAGACCGGGCGCTTGACGCTGCGTGCCAACAGCGTGGTCGAAGGGCTCGATTACGATCCCGCCACGCGCAAGGTGAGTGCCGTGCGCGTCATCGACAGCACAAGTGGAGAACGGCTGCGCTTCAGTTCCCGCCTGGTATTCCTGTGTGCCTCCACGGTTGGCAGCACCCAGATCCTGCTCAATTCACGCAGCGACAGCTTTCCCGAAGGGCTTGCCAACGGCAGCGGGACGCTCGGTCGCTACCTGATGGATCACACCAACGGTCTTGGTGCGTTCGGCCTGTTTCCGAACCTGCTGATGGATCGTTATTACAGTGGCAACCGTCCCAACAATATCTATATTCCGCGCTTCAGGAACCTCGGTGCCGGGGGTGATGCAGCGGAATTCGTTCGCGGCTATGGTTTCCAGGGCGCCGCGTTTCGCACCAACTGGTCGATGAACTACCGGATGCCCGGTTTTGGCGCCGGGTTCAAGCAGACGCTGCGTTATCCCGGGTACTGGGCCATGTTCCTGGCGGGATTCGGCGAGTGCCTGCCGCAGCAGCGCAATCGCATGTATCTGCACCCGAACAAGGTAGACCGCTTCGGCATTCCCCAGGTCGCATTCGATTTCGCCTGGCACGACAACGAGAAGCGCATGTGCCGCGATATCGTCAACGAGGCAGAGGCGATGCTGAGAGCGGCAGGCGCGCAGATCGTGATGCGCCTGGAGGAACCGGAACCGCCCGGCGGCGCGATTCACGAGATGGGGAGCGCGCGCATGGGTCGCGATCCGGCGCAGTCGGTTCTGAACGGCTGGAACCAGGCACATGAGGTCGAAAACCTGTTCGTCACCGATGGTGCGGCGATGAGCTCGACCGCATGCGTCAACCCCTCGCTGACCTACATGGCGCTGACCGCGCGCGCCTGTGATTACGCCGTGGCACGGCTCCGTAGTGCGTAG
- a CDS encoding antibiotic biosynthesis monooxygenase, translated as MKFIFEVIVKPGFTVEQYAANWIRASEIIQQTPGALGTRLHRDLNNPNRLLAIANWESRQARDQKDDNRSKIVRDILAEHYQKCEINIIGEFDEPEWVVIPGRVG; from the coding sequence ATGAAATTTATCTTCGAAGTTATTGTCAAACCGGGCTTCACCGTGGAGCAATACGCAGCCAATTGGATTCGCGCCAGCGAAATCATCCAGCAAACACCGGGCGCTCTCGGCACTCGCCTGCACCGTGACCTCAACAATCCAAACCGGTTGCTGGCTATCGCCAACTGGGAATCCCGCCAGGCGCGAGACCAAAAGGACGACAACAGAAGCAAGATCGTCCGCGACATCCTCGCAGAGCACTACCAGAAATGCGAAATCAATATCATCGGGGAATTCGATGAACCCGAGTGGGTGGTGATACCTGGCAGGGTCGGCTAG